In Microvenator marinus, one genomic interval encodes:
- a CDS encoding efflux RND transporter periplasmic adaptor subunit: MKQWIEKFRLKRVAVVLGLILAFAIGYSIASPEKEEHDEHAHAEEDGTVWTCSMHPQVKQNEPGLCPICAMDLIPLKPGGTELAPNEVEFSEHALKMARIRTAPVLRALDESSRLRLLGQVYEDESSKRMVTAWIGGRIDKLHVTVTGQKIRRGQTIATLYSPEVYAAHRELVVARAQVEGLKDASDLARRGAQTTLEAARTKLRLLGVPDTEIQKMEGESSPRTQIQIRSPFAGTVVERLAAEGSYISAGQPLYELSNLNTVWVQLEAYEADLALLELGQRVKLEFNGLPEAYEGEIAFIDPVLDASRRVAKVRVEVQNPDGRLLPGMYAQASVERSGDGAAPLVIPETAPIFTGRRSIVYVEVPGRDVPTYASREVRLGPKMGSVYPVVAGLQEAERVVIHGAFALDADLQIRGGLSMMSYADDTQENPLDDVVEINADEKTQLAAVVDAYLQIQKALAEDSHSDAIAANQTMLNAVEAIGMGNADRQLFAAAWKSVRDELLYSARSLGNSTTLEGARAPFEPMSAAIERLLKIFGNPTEKSLALAHCPMAFNNRGASWIQEEGKIDNAYFGATMRMCGEIEESVNTGAYLVEQVAK, translated from the coding sequence ATGAAGCAATGGATCGAGAAATTCAGGCTCAAACGAGTGGCCGTAGTCCTTGGACTGATTTTGGCTTTTGCCATCGGCTATTCCATCGCGAGCCCTGAGAAAGAAGAGCACGACGAGCACGCCCACGCTGAAGAAGATGGCACGGTGTGGACCTGTTCGATGCACCCACAGGTCAAACAAAACGAGCCGGGTCTTTGCCCGATTTGTGCCATGGACCTCATCCCGCTTAAGCCCGGTGGAACTGAGCTCGCTCCGAATGAGGTTGAATTCAGCGAACACGCACTCAAGATGGCTCGCATCCGCACGGCCCCGGTACTGCGCGCTCTGGACGAGTCTTCGCGGCTTCGCCTACTTGGTCAGGTTTACGAAGACGAGTCGTCCAAACGCATGGTCACAGCCTGGATCGGCGGTCGAATCGACAAACTCCACGTCACAGTGACCGGTCAGAAAATCCGGCGAGGCCAGACGATTGCCACGCTCTATAGTCCGGAGGTTTATGCCGCGCATCGTGAGCTTGTTGTGGCGCGTGCGCAGGTCGAGGGGCTCAAAGATGCTTCGGATCTGGCGCGGCGCGGTGCGCAAACCACGCTCGAGGCGGCGCGCACCAAGCTCAGGTTACTTGGCGTCCCTGACACAGAGATTCAGAAGATGGAGGGCGAGTCGAGTCCTAGAACGCAGATTCAGATTCGAAGCCCGTTTGCGGGTACCGTTGTGGAGAGGCTCGCCGCGGAAGGCTCGTATATCAGTGCCGGACAGCCGCTCTACGAGCTTTCAAACTTAAACACGGTCTGGGTCCAGCTCGAAGCCTACGAGGCCGACCTCGCACTTCTGGAGCTCGGCCAACGGGTCAAACTGGAGTTCAATGGTCTGCCGGAAGCTTATGAGGGCGAGATCGCATTCATCGATCCCGTGCTCGACGCGAGCCGCCGTGTGGCGAAGGTCCGAGTCGAAGTCCAGAACCCAGACGGCCGACTCCTGCCCGGCATGTATGCTCAGGCCTCCGTGGAGCGCTCCGGCGATGGCGCGGCTCCTCTCGTGATTCCCGAAACGGCCCCAATTTTCACCGGCCGCCGCAGCATCGTTTACGTGGAGGTGCCAGGTCGGGACGTCCCTACCTACGCCTCCCGTGAGGTGCGTCTGGGCCCCAAAATGGGCTCGGTCTACCCGGTTGTGGCCGGGCTTCAAGAGGCTGAGCGCGTGGTGATTCACGGTGCGTTTGCGCTCGATGCGGATCTGCAGATCCGGGGGGGGTTGAGCATGATGTCCTATGCCGACGATACGCAAGAGAACCCGCTCGACGACGTGGTCGAAATCAACGCCGACGAAAAGACCCAGCTCGCCGCGGTAGTAGACGCCTATCTCCAGATTCAAAAGGCGCTGGCTGAAGATTCCCACTCCGATGCGATCGCCGCCAACCAGACGATGCTCAATGCCGTTGAGGCCATCGGCATGGGGAATGCCGACCGTCAGCTTTTCGCGGCGGCGTGGAAATCCGTCCGTGATGAACTCCTCTACTCCGCGCGTTCACTCGGGAACTCCACTACGCTCGAGGGCGCACGCGCGCCGTTTGAGCCGATGAGCGCAGCCATCGAACGACTTCTCAAAATCTTTGGGAATCCCACCGAAAAATCACTCGCGTTGGCCCATTGCCCGATGGCCTTCAACAACCGTGGCGCCTCGTGGATTCAGGAAGAAGGCAAGATCGATAACGCCTACTTTGGCGCCACGATGCGCATGTGCGGGGAGATCGAGGAGTCCGTCAACACGGGAGCGTACCTCGTGGAACAGGTGGCGAAATGA